One segment of Gemmatimonadota bacterium DNA contains the following:
- a CDS encoding CTP synthase, translating to MKKHDREPKYIVVAGGVISGVGKGLATASIGKILQYYGYKTTAIKIDPYLNYDAGTLRPTEHGEVWVTDDGGEIDLDLGNYERFLGLDLPRTNNLTTGQIYHAVIERERRGEYLGQTVQPIPHITDEIKNRVQQAAQGSDIALVEIGGTIGDDENIPFFFAMKGLEREIGEANIMYVLVSYLPVPDHINEMKTKPTQHAVKLLSGHGMVPDFIICRATRPVDEVRKRKIEVSANIPKDRIISAPDLDIVYQVPIHYESEQVGVKMLAHLGLKPKKEPDWTRWMHLVQKIRRPSQTVKVAMVGKYVEIGDYEFTDSYISVNQSLEHAGANLDTRIDISWIDSASLEMGGVEDVLGEFDGIIVPGAFGEGGAEGVIEAIRYARENGLPFLGLCYGLQMAIVEYARNVVGLEDANSAENDPDTPHAVIDIQMSQREIIEESRFGGTMRLGGYVAVLRRESVVLDLYERTGRLEEDAWRIDQLRKNPAEAFRLGVLLESERCVIERHRHRYEVSPKFVDLLDEFGLIFSGYHRREDGTKLMEFIELPDHPFFVATQAHPEFKSRLEQPAPLFYGFVESVVAHTKERVGDASVSEKSV from the coding sequence GTGAAAAAACATGATCGCGAGCCAAAATACATCGTGGTTGCCGGGGGGGTGATCAGTGGCGTAGGGAAAGGACTCGCCACGGCTTCTATCGGTAAAATTTTGCAGTATTACGGCTATAAAACCACGGCTATAAAAATTGATCCCTATTTGAATTACGATGCCGGAACACTCAGACCTACGGAACACGGCGAGGTGTGGGTCACGGATGACGGGGGCGAGATCGATCTCGATTTGGGAAACTACGAGCGGTTTCTCGGCCTGGATTTGCCCCGCACAAACAATCTTACAACTGGACAAATTTACCACGCGGTTATCGAGCGCGAGCGGCGGGGAGAATATCTCGGACAGACTGTTCAGCCGATTCCACACATTACTGACGAGATCAAGAATCGAGTTCAGCAGGCTGCACAGGGGTCTGATATCGCGCTGGTCGAAATTGGCGGCACCATTGGCGACGATGAAAATATCCCATTTTTCTTTGCAATGAAGGGCCTGGAGCGGGAAATTGGCGAGGCCAATATTATGTATGTGCTGGTTAGCTATTTGCCCGTACCCGATCATATCAACGAGATGAAGACCAAACCCACGCAACACGCGGTCAAATTGCTCAGCGGGCATGGCATGGTGCCCGACTTTATTATTTGCCGTGCCACGCGACCAGTTGATGAGGTGCGAAAACGCAAAATTGAGGTTTCTGCCAATATTCCAAAAGATCGCATTATTTCTGCGCCAGATTTGGATATTGTGTATCAGGTTCCGATACATTATGAAAGCGAGCAGGTAGGTGTTAAAATGCTCGCACATCTGGGGCTAAAACCGAAAAAAGAACCCGACTGGACGCGGTGGATGCATCTGGTGCAGAAGATTCGTCGGCCTTCACAGACGGTTAAAGTGGCGATGGTTGGAAAATACGTCGAGATTGGCGATTACGAATTTACAGATTCGTACATTTCAGTGAACCAATCTCTCGAACACGCCGGTGCCAATTTAGACACGCGCATCGATATTTCCTGGATTGATTCGGCCAGCCTTGAAATGGGAGGGGTCGAAGATGTGCTTGGAGAATTTGATGGCATTATTGTCCCGGGGGCCTTTGGCGAAGGAGGAGCCGAAGGCGTGATTGAGGCCATTCGCTATGCGCGTGAAAATGGCCTGCCATTTCTCGGGCTGTGTTATGGGCTTCAGATGGCCATTGTTGAATATGCGCGAAACGTCGTAGGATTGGAAGATGCCAATTCGGCTGAAAATGATCCCGACACGCCCCATGCTGTGATCGATATTCAAATGAGCCAACGGGAAATTATTGAAGAAAGTCGTTTTGGCGGCACGATGCGTCTGGGAGGATATGTAGCTGTACTCCGCCGTGAGAGTGTCGTACTCGATCTGTATGAGCGCACGGGGCGCCTGGAAGAAGACGCCTGGCGCATCGATCAACTGAGAAAGAATCCGGCTGAGGCTTTCCGTCTGGGTGTTCTTCTCGAAAGCGAGCGCTGTGTGATTGAACGCCATCGCCATCGCTATGAAGTATCGCCCAAGTTCGTCGATTTGCTCGATGAATTTGGCCTGATTTTTTCCGGGTATCACCGGCGAGAGGACGGCACCAAACTCATGGAATTTATCGAGTTACCCGATCATCCTTTTTTTGTGGCTACGCAAGCCCATCCCGAATTTAAGTCGCGCCTCGAACAGCCCGCCCCTTTGTTTTACGGTTTTGTAGAATCTGTTGTCGCTCATACAAAGGAACGAGTTGGTGATGCGTCGGTTTCTGAAAAAAGCGTCTGA
- the lptC gene encoding LPS export ABC transporter periplasmic protein LptC encodes MRRFLKKASEVLLCTLCACAPADRVEQAVEETPVNREMWHWSTRITDRGKSRAQVRAGSFQQVSENEPARFFDGVRVVFFNSQGDTVSTLSAERGEINASGDDMKVFGSVVVVARDRTQLQTDSLRWQRDEDRIMGEGHVVISRPDGTETGVGFNASSDLKQWTLLFVNTQMRRKKP; translated from the coding sequence ATGCGTCGGTTTCTGAAAAAAGCGTCTGAGGTTCTGTTGTGTACCCTGTGCGCCTGCGCTCCTGCTGACCGGGTAGAGCAAGCAGTGGAAGAAACACCGGTTAACCGAGAAATGTGGCACTGGTCCACGCGGATTACAGATCGTGGCAAATCCCGAGCGCAGGTTCGGGCTGGCTCTTTTCAACAGGTGTCGGAAAATGAACCCGCTCGCTTTTTCGATGGGGTTCGGGTTGTATTTTTTAATTCCCAGGGCGATACAGTTTCCACGCTGAGTGCTGAAAGGGGCGAAATTAACGCATCGGGCGACGATATGAAAGTATTTGGATCTGTCGTTGTCGTGGCACGAGACCGCACGCAGTTACAAACGGATTCGCTGCGCTGGCAGCGCGATGAGGATCGCATTATGGGCGAGGGCCATGTGGTGATTTCTCGGCCCGATGGCACGGAGACGGGGGTGGGTTTTAATGCCTCGTCAGATCTGAAACAGTGGACGCTTTTGTTTGTAAATACGCAGATGAGACGCAAAAAGCCGTGA